CCAACATCCTGCCGAACACGCCGCTGGAACAAGCGCTGCACCGGGTGATGGAAGAGCTCGGGCCGCCGCATTTCGACGAAGCGGACAAGAGCTTTGCCCGCCAGATCCGGGCGACGCTGAGCGACAAGGACATCTCCTCGGTCTATTACGCGATCGGGATGGAGCCGACCGATCGGCCGCTGGCCGACTTCCTGGTGCCGCTGGATGCCAAGCGCAACCCGCTGGTGGGCTCGACCGATGTCGGCGACGTGAGCTGGGTGGTGCCGACCGTGCAGGTTCACGCACCGACGGTTGCAATCGGCACGCCCTTCCACACCTGGCAGGTGGTGGCTCAGGGCAAGAGTGCCCATGCCCACAAGGCCATGGTGCAGGCGGCCAAGGCAATGGCCGGTCTCGGCATCAAGGCGCTGACGGATTCGGAGCTGATCAAGGCCGCGAAGGCGGACCTTCAAAAGCGGACGGCCAAGACGCCTTACGTTTGTCCGTTGCCGGACCACGTCGCACCGCCGCTCGACATGTCCGTGGCGTAGAATTCGCCTCGATACTTCGTCTGATCCGGCGAACAAATTTTCCGCAGTGCAGCGCGCAATCCAGCATGTTTTGATGCTGGATTGCCGAACGGATGGGCTGCCGGAACGCGATTTTGCCCAACAGACAGCCACAAGACCGTTTGCACACACACGGTCCCAGTTGACGTGCACCCCATTCAGTGTGCCATCTACTGCCAGCGAAATGGGCGGCCCCGCGTCACGGCCGCCTTCATCACTATGGGAACCAGACGGGGGACAACCATGCTGGATAAAGAACTGCGTTCGATGATCGGCCAGGTGAAGGATGGGCGTATGGATCGCCGCGCCTTCATCAAGCGCATGGCGGCCGTCGGTCTCACCGCACCCTTGGCCAATCAGGTCCTCGCGCTCGGCGGTGTTGCCATGGCCCAGGGCACGTCCCCCTATAAGCCGACCAAGCGCGGCGGTGGCGGTGCACTGAAGTTGTTGTGGTGGCAGGGGCCGACCTTGCTCAATCCGCATTTCGCTACCGGTACCAAGGACCAGGACGGCTCGCGCCTGTTCTACGAGCCGCTCGCCTGCTGGGATCCGGACGGCAACATGAAGCTGGTGCTGGCATCCGAAATTCCCTCGACCCAGAACGGCCTGCTGGCCGCCGACGGCAAGTCGGTGACGTGGAAGCTGAAGCCCGGCGTGAAATGGCACGACGGCAAGCCGTTCTCGGCCGATGACGTCGTCTTCACCTGGGAGTACATCAAAGACCCGGCGACAGCGGCGGTCACCGTGGCGACCTATCGTGACATCACGGTGGAGAAGGTCGATGATCTGACGGTCCGCATCACCTTCAACAAGCCGACGCCATTCTGGGCTGACGCCTTCGTCGGTGCGACCGGTCAGATCCTGCCCAAGCACCTGTTCGCCGAGTACAAGGGCTCCAAGTCCCGTGAGGCGCCGAACAACCTCGCGCCGGTCGGCACCGGTCCTTACAAATTCCTCGAGTTCAAGCCCGGCGATCTGATCCGCGGCGAGATCAACAAAGACTATCACATGCCGAACCGTCCTTATTTCGACACGCTCGAGATGAAGGGCGGCGGTGACGCGGTCTCGGCTGCACGCGCGGTGATCCAGACCGGTGAATATGATTTCGGCTGGAACATCCAGGTCGAGGACGACGTTCTGCTGCGCCTGGAGAAGGGCGGCAAAGGCAAGACCATCTATGCCGTGGGCGGCGATACCGAGTTCATCGCGCTGAACTTCACCGACCCGAATACGGAAGTCGACGGCGAACGCTCGTCGATGAAGACCAAGCATCCGCTGTTCTCAGATCCGGCCGTGCGCAAGGCGCTGTCGCTGCTGGTCGATCGCGACTCCATCAAGAAGGCGATCTACGGACGCGCCGGCCGTACCACCGCGAACTTCCTCAACGGCCCGGAAAAGTTCGTCTCCAAGAACACCTCCTGGGAGTTCAGCGTCGAGAAGGCCTCGAAGATCCTCGACGATGCCGGCTGGAAGCCCGGCGCGGACGGTATCCGCGAGAAGGACGGCAAGAAGCTGAAGCTCTTGTATCAGACCTCGATCAACGGTCCGCGTCAGAAGACGCAGGCGATCGTCAAGCAGGCCTGCCAGAAGGCCGGCATCGACGTCGAGCTGAAGTCGGTCGTGGCCTCGGTGTTCTTCTCGTCGGACGTCGCCAATCCCGACACCTACGCGAAGTTCTACGCCGACATCGAGATGTTCCAGATCCCGATGAGCCAGCCGGATCCGGCCCAGCACATGCGCCGCTATCATTCGGCCAATGTGGCGACCAAGGAGAACAAGTGGCAGGGCACCAACTTCCCGCGCTACGTCAACAAGGAGTATGACGCCACCATCGACGCCGCCGACGGCGAGATGGATCCGGTCAAGCGCGCCGCGCTCTACATCAAGGCCAACGACCTGCTGTTCCAGGACACCGTGTTCATTCCGGCGCAGCACCGGCTCAAGGTCGAGGCGACCGCGAATACGCTGCGCCCGGTGATCTCGGGCTGGGCCAACGAAACCGACAACCTGTTCGACTGGTACCGCGAGGAATGATCCCCCAACTCTAGACGGGGCCCTTCCCTCATGAGCCAATACGTCCTGCGTCGCCTGATGATCGCGATTCCGAGCCTGCTCGGAATCTCGGTCGTGCTGTTCGTCGTGCTCGCGCTCGCGCCCGGCGATCCGTTCTCCGAACTGGCGACCAACCCGAACGTGCCGCCCGAAGTTCAGGCTGCGCTTCGGGCCAAGTTCGGCCTGGATGATCCGATCTACCTGCGCTATCTGCACTGGCTCAACGCCATGCTGCACGGCGACTGGGGTTTTTCGTTCGTCAGCCGGATGAATGTCGATACGCTCATCCTCCAGCGCCTTCCGACCACGCTCTACGTGATCGGGTCGGCGCAGATCCTGGCGCTGATGGTCGCGATTCCCGTCGGCGTCTATGCTGCGACCAAGCCGTATTCGCTGTTCGACCAGGTCGCCA
This genomic stretch from Bradyrhizobium daqingense harbors:
- a CDS encoding peptide ABC transporter substrate-binding protein; amino-acid sequence: MLDKELRSMIGQVKDGRMDRRAFIKRMAAVGLTAPLANQVLALGGVAMAQGTSPYKPTKRGGGGALKLLWWQGPTLLNPHFATGTKDQDGSRLFYEPLACWDPDGNMKLVLASEIPSTQNGLLAADGKSVTWKLKPGVKWHDGKPFSADDVVFTWEYIKDPATAAVTVATYRDITVEKVDDLTVRITFNKPTPFWADAFVGATGQILPKHLFAEYKGSKSREAPNNLAPVGTGPYKFLEFKPGDLIRGEINKDYHMPNRPYFDTLEMKGGGDAVSAARAVIQTGEYDFGWNIQVEDDVLLRLEKGGKGKTIYAVGGDTEFIALNFTDPNTEVDGERSSMKTKHPLFSDPAVRKALSLLVDRDSIKKAIYGRAGRTTANFLNGPEKFVSKNTSWEFSVEKASKILDDAGWKPGADGIREKDGKKLKLLYQTSINGPRQKTQAIVKQACQKAGIDVELKSVVASVFFSSDVANPDTYAKFYADIEMFQIPMSQPDPAQHMRRYHSANVATKENKWQGTNFPRYVNKEYDATIDAADGEMDPVKRAALYIKANDLLFQDTVFIPAQHRLKVEATANTLRPVISGWANETDNLFDWYREE